One Caretta caretta isolate rCarCar2 chromosome 24, rCarCar1.hap1, whole genome shotgun sequence genomic region harbors:
- the BGLAP gene encoding osteocalcin isoform X2: protein MLPVLTCERGSGDSGAFADGQRALNTPPPPPMQYGNRAANAGLRARLDSGPLQPDKWVTETGLCRDNAAARVQLPVEPGPASRAAGEAASGAAVRGRPHAGMRALLVAVGGGGNGRTPRSQRELVAQFQAFRQSPKASDYSNSANDSPSSEAFVSKQDSAEVVRRHKRSYVYNRFYDIIDPLEGKREICELNPDCDELADHIGFQEAYRRYHGAV, encoded by the exons ATGCTCCCGGTTCTCACCTGTGAAAGAGGGAGCGGGGACTCAGGTGCGTTTGCCGATGGCCAGCGAGCGctcaacaccccccctcccccccccatgcagTACGGAAACAGAGCTGCTAACGCGGGGCTACGTGCGCGCCTGGACTCAGGCCCTCTCCAGCCGGACAAGTGGGTGACGGAAACCGGGCTGTGCAGAGACAATGCTGCGGCTCGTGTCCAGCTCCCCGTTGAGCCAGGCCCCGCTTCCAGAGCAGCGGGCGAGGCAGCATCGGGGGCAGCGGTACGGGGCCGGCCTCACGCTGGCATGAGAGCGCTGTTGgtagcagtgggggggggaggaaatgggaGGACACCACGGTCACAGCGAGAGTTGGTGGCACAGTTCCAAGCTTTTCGCCAGAGCCCTAAGG CCTCGGATTATTCCAACAGCGCTAACGActcgcccagctctgaag CATTCGTCTCCAAACAGGACAGCGCTGAGGTGGTGAGGAGACACAAACGGAGCTACGTATACAACAG GTTCTATGATATCATCGACCCTCTCGAGGGCAAGCGTGAGATCTGTGAGCTCAACCCCGACTGTGACGAGCTGGCTGACCACATTGGATTCCAGGAGGCTTACCGAAGATACCACGGGGCGGTTTAG
- the BGLAP gene encoding osteocalcin isoform X1 encodes MQGCFPPQPTRAPIGPENVGLFSTPRVPETTIAIWVWQPWAQTDGLQIDLAAGPGPSSPVVKAGVGGMRGDVALYPATPGLAAGYKWWPVSHRLQQASAEHPTRQERPAKPASTMKTLTLLTFLALATLCLCHGASDYSNSANDSPSSEAFVSKQDSAEVVRRHKRSYVYNRFYDIIDPLEGKREICELNPDCDELADHIGFQEAYRRYHGAV; translated from the exons ATGCAGGGTTGTTTTCCACCCCAGCCCACACGGGCCCCCATTGGGCCTGAGAACGTAGGGTTGTTTTCCACCCCAAGGGTGCCTGAAACCACAATTGCCATCTGGGTTTGGCAGCCTTGGGCCCAGACGGATGGGCTCCAAATAGATctggcagcagggccaggcccCTCCTCGCCTGTGGTCAAAGCCGGAGTGGGCGGGATGAGGGGGGATGTGGCCCTTTACCCAGCCACACCAGGACTAGCAGCAGGGTATAAATGGTGGCCTGTGAGCCACAGGCTACAACAGGCATCAGCAGAGCATCCTACAAGACAAGAGCGACCAGCAAAACCGGCTTCTACCATGAAGACACTCACCCTGCTGACTTTTCTGGCACTGGCGACCCTGTGCCTGTGCCATGGGG CCTCGGATTATTCCAACAGCGCTAACGActcgcccagctctgaag CATTCGTCTCCAAACAGGACAGCGCTGAGGTGGTGAGGAGACACAAACGGAGCTACGTATACAACAG GTTCTATGATATCATCGACCCTCTCGAGGGCAAGCGTGAGATCTGTGAGCTCAACCCCGACTGTGACGAGCTGGCTGACCACATTGGATTCCAGGAGGCTTACCGAAGATACCACGGGGCGGTTTAG
- the PAQR6 gene encoding membrane progestin receptor delta, with product MLTIKLPQIFRVHQVPRIFWEDGIMSGYRHPKSSALDCILSSFQMTNETVNIWTHFLPTWYFVWRFLVLSSSLDFCRDAYNWPFLVYMLLVCLYPFTSSCAHTFSTMSAHARHICYFFDYGALSLYSLGCAFTYGAYAMPDRWVNSTLHHYFVPMAAFNSFICTSLSCYSRFPELECPRLSKVLRTTAFVYPFVYDNIPLFYRLLFCFGDGCTWNDATAGYFYHLLFALLTGFLFASHLPERLAPGRFDFIGHSHQLFHICAVVGTHFQLEAVLSDVRSRQAWLSTRAPAPAFSATFGTVSLALLGNLLIIGGFTVALLRWPGGSSILQSTVPEAGRPKEQ from the exons ATCTTCTGGGAGGATGGCATCATGTCAGGCTACCGCCATCCAAAGAGCTCTGCCTTGGACTGCATCCTGAGCTCCTTCCAAATGACCAACGAGACTGTCAATATCTGGACCCACTTCCTCCCGACCTG GTATTTCGTGTGGCGGTTCCTGgtgctctcctcctccctggaTTTCTGCAGAGACGCTTACAACTGGCCTTTCCTCGTCTACATGTTGCTGGTCTGCCTGTACCCCTTCACCTCCAGCTGCGCCCACACCTTCAGCACCATGTCTGCCCACGCCCGCCACATTTGCTACTTCTTTGACTATGGAGCCCTTAGCCTCTACAGCCTGG GCTGTGCTTTCACATATGGAGCCTATGCGATGCCAGACCGTTGGGTTAACAGCACTTTACACCATTACTTTGTACCAATGGCTGCTTTTAACTCATTTATCTGCACCAGTCTGTCTTGTTACTCCCG TTTCCCGGAATTGGAGTGTCCCCGGCTGAGCAAGGTTTTACGGACAACGGCCTTTGTGTATCCCTTTGTCTATGACAATATCCCGCTGTTTTATAGG CTTCTGTTCTGCTTTGGGGATGGCTGCACCTGGAATGATGCCACCGCGGGTTACTTCTACCACCTTCTCTTTGCCCTGCTCACCGGCTTCCTCTTTGCCTCCCACCTGCCGGAACGCCTGGCGCCCGGGCGCTTCGACTTTATTG GGCACAGCCACCAGCTGTTCCACATCTGCGCGGTGGTGGGCACTCACTTCCAGCTGGAGGCCGTCCTGTCGGACGTGCGCTCGCGGCAGGCCTGGCTGAGCACCCGGGCCCCGGCGCCCGCCTTCTCCGCCACCTTCGGCACCGTCAGCCTGGccctgctggggaacctgctcaTCATCGGGGGTTTCACCGTGGCCCTGCTACGCTGGCCGGGCGGCTCCTCCATCCTGCAGAGCACCGTGCCCGAGGCAGGCCGCCCCAAGGAGCAGTGa
- the PMF1 gene encoding polyamine-modulated factor 1, giving the protein MAAAGGEGPARAEGEGAAAAAAAAAGGFPSLPAPEEEPGRGQLFDTVVDAFLEKLVAAGSYQRFANCYHRFYKLQPEMTRSIYDQFISQLQTSIQEEIREIKEEGNLEELFASMDKIVEEAKNREEPAWRPSGIPEEDIHSAMVPYLLKHQTYLRKALKEKEEENRKLAESVLAGRARISEMQQQIQNRKQAWQAISKEQRELIMTFQEPE; this is encoded by the exons ATGGCGGCGGCTGGCGGCGAGGGCCCGGCGCGGGCGGAGGGCGagggggccgccgccgccgctgccgctGCCGCTGGCGGCTTCCCTTCGCTGCCAGCCCCGGAGGAAGAGCCGGGCCGCGGGCAGCTCTTCGACACCGTGGTGGACGCTTTCCTGGAGAAGCTGGTGGCCGCCGGCAG TTACCAGAGGTTTGCAAACTGCTACCATCGCTTCTATAAACTCCAGCCTGAAATGACCAGAAGTATATATGATCAATTTATATCCCAACTGCAAACTTCCATTCAG GAGGAGATTCGTGAGATAAAGGAGGAAGGGAATCTTGAGGAGCTCTTTGCCTCGATGGATAAAATTGTGGAGGAAGCAAAGAATCGGGAAGAGCCCGCGTG GCGCCCCAGTGGGATCCCGGAGGAAGATATTCATAGTGCCATGGTGCCGTACCTCCTGAAGCACCAGACATACCTGCGTAAAGCCctgaaagagaaggaagaggagaacaGGAAGCTGGCAGAGTCTGTATTGGCCGGACGGGCGAGAATCTCAGAGATGCAGCAGCAGATACAAAATCGCAAGCAAGCATGGCAG GCAATTAGTAAAGAACAGAGAGAACTAATCATGACGTTCCAGGAGCCCGAATGA